The proteins below are encoded in one region of Mauremys reevesii isolate NIE-2019 linkage group 15, ASM1616193v1, whole genome shotgun sequence:
- the LOC120382902 gene encoding zinc finger protein 300-like: protein MQENYETVTSLGFPIPKPDLIVRLEQGEEPWVPDLQACEERRLLRCPHSAGAERGSENVEGNHHEEDPGEVEPQGTFVERAEGNFSQCLEQGESWGNYHRSERLLGKLPGKKVDESINGRGGEEDPRAQQTNPKEETPWQYLQCGKGFTVRSQLVTHQTIHTGEKPLQCLDREESFSKLSDVNNHGRSHSGEKPSQSLECGKSFISKTQIIRHQLSHTGERPHKCLDCGKSFIRRSHLVRHQALHTGVRPHKCLECGKDFVLKSHLVRHQALHTGARPHKSLDLLESFVQRSNLVKHQAIHTRERPHKCLDCGKCFIQRSHLVVHQAIHTGVRPYKCLECGKSFIERSGLVRHQAIHTGEKPHKCLDCGKSFIQRSDLVNHQAIHTGVRPYKCLECGKSFIIKSTLVEHQAIHTGERPHKCLVCWKSFLRKSNLVEHQY from the exons atgcaggagaactacgagacggtgacctcgctgg GAtttcccattcccaaacctgacctgaTTGTCcggctggaacaaggggaagagccgtgggtgccGGATCTCCAGGCCTGCGAGGAAAGAAGGCTTCTGAGATGCCCCCATTCAG caggtgctgAGCGAGGGAGTGAGAACGTGGAGGGGAATCATCATGAGGAAGATCCCGGGGAAGTGGAACCACAGGGGACCTTTGTGGAAAGAGCTGAAGGAAATTTTTCCCAGTGCTTGGAGCAGGGAGAATCCTGGGGAAATTACCACAGATCAGAGAGGCTTCTGGGAAAGCtcccagggaagaaagtggatgaatCTATTAACggtaggggaggagaggaggatccCAGAGCGCAGCAGACAAATCCCAAGGAAGAGACACCCTGGCAGTACCTTCAGTGTGGGAAAGGGTTCACTGTGAGATCACAGCTTgtgacacatcagacaatccatacTGGAGAGAAACCCCTTCAATGCTTGGACCGTGAGGAAAGCTTCAGTAAGCTCTCCGATGTTAATAACCACGGGAGAAGCCACAGTGGAGAAAAACCCTCTCAATCcctcgagtgtgggaaaagtttcatttcgAAGACGCAAATAATTAGACATCAGTTaagccacacaggagagagaccccacaagtgcttggactgtgggaaaagtttcataagaaggTCACACCTAGTTCGTCATCAGGCATTACACACAGGAgtgagaccccacaagtgcttggagtgtgggaaagaTTTCGTACTGAAGTCACACCTAGTTCGTCATCAGGCATTACACACAGGAGCGAGACCCCACAAGTCCTTGGACTTACTGGAAAGTTTCGTACAAAGATCAAACCTTGTTaagcatcaggcaatccacacacgtgagagaccccacaagtgcttggactgtgggaaatgtttcatACAGAGGTCACATCTTGTTgtacatcaggcaatccacacaggagtgaGACCCtacaagtgcttggagtgtgggaaaagtttcatagaAAGGTCAGGCCTTGTtagacatcaggcaatccacacaggagagaaaccccacaagtgcttggactgtgggaaaagtttcatacaaagGTCAGATCTTGTTaatcatcaggcaatccacacaggagtgaGACCTtacaagtgcttggagtgtgggaaaagtttcataataAAGTCAACCCTTGttgaacatcaggcaatccacacaggagagagaccccacaagtgcttggtcTGTTGGAAAAGTTTCCTAAGAAAGTCAAACCTTGTTGAACATCAG tactga